The Parus major isolate Abel chromosome 4, Parus_major1.1, whole genome shotgun sequence genome has a window encoding:
- the RFC1 gene encoding replication factor C subunit 1 isoform X1, whose protein sequence is MQPSVECKDILNIDVHVFCAFQSAAHLCSQHKMDIRKFFGVVPPAKRQECETVKKSEKIKNGEGPSNGKKREKETKVNNSPSEDDSKQKRMKKKRRIIYDSDSEEEVQSLKKSKKSPEKKAATSKLGKVLKQDPVVYISETDEDDDFANKRISLKPKENGMSATGRPGTNTVKKEEVKPQAKSKPLSPVKQTPTSALDFFGTRSVQRSEKKLVASKRKEPSQSSDSTLDDEAIARQLQLEEDSELERQLHEDEEFARTLAMLDETPQKKKARKDTEGEQTVLSINSSPNTTAAGYKQSERVKATDSAGAAKNYSVKPQAKPEQLKGSRLSPQSSDGKKEVMAEKERGAQNSLSREKVASGKEEKTTPKKEKVSPKKTESISPEDSEKKRNNYQAYRSFLNREGPKALGSKEIPQGAENCLEGLTFVITGVLECIERDEAKSLIERYGGKVTGNVSKKTNYLVVGRDCGQSKCEKASTLGTKVIDEDGLFDLIRTMPGKKSKYELAAETEAKKGESKPKKTPQKAEAGKRNFSPFKREADNKKYKSTPEKGDTFRSVKKETTAVRKLTDFRHQTVKEKGTPKPMGNLVSEVNEDGTERLLWVDKYKPVSLKAIIGQQGEQSCANKLLRWLRNWHKNTFEDGQAKPSKTGSKDDGTGFKAALLSGPPGVGKTTTAALVCKELGYSYVELNASDTRSKNSLKEVVAESLNNTSIKDFCSGASSSVSGKHVLIMDEVDGMAGNEDRGGIQELIGLIRHTKIPIICMCNDRNHPKMRSLVHYCLDLRFQRPRLEQIKGAMMSIAFKEGLKIPPPAMQEIILAANQDIRQVLHNLNMWCAKDKSLTYDEAKTDASRAKKDIKLGPFDVVRKVFAAGEEAARMSLIDKSDLFFHDYSLAPLFVQENYVHVKPAAAGGNLKKHLVLLSRAADSICDGDIVDRQIRSKQNWNLLPTQAIYASVLPGELMRGYMSQFPVFPSWLGKFSSTGKHDRIIQELAMHMSLRTQTCKRTVNMEYLSYLRDALVQPLKDFGADGVQQAITFMDSYCLMKEDVENIMEISTLGGKPSPFSKLDPKVKAAFTRAYNKEVHLTPYSLSSVKASKRQSGSAATLDLSEDLNVEEIQSDEDEQDTVDSDAMIKQKKVKSSKLPKREKNEETTKKEGKRKQKTRHLE, encoded by the exons GATATCCGGAAATTCTTTGGTGTTGTACCTCCTGCAAAGCGACAAGAGTGTGAGACTGtgaaaaagagtgaaaaaattaaaaatggtgAAGGACCCTcaaatgggaagaaaagggaaaaggagactAAG GTGAATAATTCACCCAGTGAAGATGATTCCAAACAAAAGCggatgaaaaagaagagaagaataaTCTATGATTCAG ATTCAGAAGAGGAGGTGCAGTCATTGAAAAAATCCAAGAAGTCACCTGAGAAAAAAGCAGCTACTTCAAAACTTGGTAAAGTTCTAAAGCAGGATCCTGTTGTTTATATTTCAGAGACAG ATGAGGATGATGATTTTGCCAATAAAAGAATTTCCCTGAAGCCGAAGGAGAATGGGATGTCAGCGACTGGTCGTCCAGGAacaaatactgtgaaaaaagaaGAGGTAAAACCACAAGCTAAAAGCAAACCCCTGTCTCCAGTGAAACAGACTCCCACCTCTGCACTTGATTTCTTTGGGACAAGGAGTGTCCAACGCTCAGAAAAGAAACTGGTGGCAAGTAAAAGGAAAGAG cCTTcacagagcagtgacagcacaTTAGATGATGAGGCCATTGCTAGGCAACTGCAGCTTGAAGAAGACTCAGAG ctgGAGAGACAGCTGCATGAAGATGAAGAATTTGCTAGAACTCTGGCCATGTTGGATGAAacaccacagaagaaaaag GCTCGGAAAGATACAGAAGGAGAGCAAACAGTACTGAGCATCAACAGCAGCCCTAATACAACAGCAGCCGGATATAAGCAGTCAGAAAGAG TGAAAGCAACAGACTCAGCTGGTGCAGCCAAGAATTACTCTGTAAAGCCACAAGCGAAACCTGAACAGTTGAAAGGTTCTCGTTTATCCCCACAATCATCTGATGGTAAAAAAGAAGTGATggctgaaaaggaaagaggtgCTCAAAATTCACTATCAAGGGAAAAAGTGGCTTCggggaaagaagagaagacAACACCAAAGAAGGAGAAAGTTTCTCCCAAGAAGACTGAG TCTATAAGTCCTGAGGACTCTGAAAAGAAGCGAAACAACTACCAAGCTTACCGAAGCTTCCTTAATCGTGAGGGTCCAAAAGCACTGGGTTCTAAAGAGATACCTCAG GGAGCTGAAAACTGCTTGGAGGGTCTGACATTTGTAATTACGGGTGTTCTGGAGTGTATTGAGAGAGATGAGGCCAAGTCTCTGATTGAACGCTACGGAGGAAAAGTGACTGGCAATGTCAGCAAGAAGACAAATTACCTGGTGGTGGGGCGAGACTGTGGCCAGTCCAAATGTGAGAAG GCATCAACTTTAGGTACAAAAGTTATTGATGAAGATGGTCTGTTTGATCTTATTCGAACTATGCCAGGTAAAAAGTCCAAATATGAGCTGGCAGCTGAAACAGAG gcAAAGAAAGGGGAGTCAAAACCCAAAAAGACACCACAGAAAGCTGAagctggaaaaaggaattttagcCCCTTCAAAAGGGAAgctgataataaaaaatacaagtcTACTCCTGAAAAAGGAGATACCTTCAGATCTGTCAAGAAAGAAACCACTGCTGTTCGAAAACTTACAGACTTTAGACATCAGACTGTAAAGGAGAAAGGAACCCCCAAACCTATGGGAAACTTGGTTTCTGAGGTTAATGAAGATGGCACAGAGAGATTGCTGTGGGTAGATAAATATAAGCCTGTATCTCTTAAGGCAATTATTGGACAGCAGGGTGAGCAAAGCTGTGCCAATAAACTTCTCCGATGGCTCAGAAATTGGCACAAGAACACCTTTGAAGATGGACAAG caaAACCCAGTAAGACTGGAAGCAAAGATGATGGGACAGGCTTTAAAGCAGCATTACTTTCTGGTCCACCTGGAGTTGGTAAAACTACTACAGCTGCTTTGGTTTGTAAG GAACTGGGGTATAGCTACGTGGAACTGAATGCCAGCGACACTCGCAGCAAGAACAGTCTAAAGGAAGTAGTTGCTGAATCACTTAACAACACCAGCATCAAAGACTTCTGTTCTG GTGCATCTTCATCAGTTAGCGGGAAACATGTATTGATCATGGATGAAGTGGATGGTATGGCAGGCAATGAAGACAGAGGAGGGATTCAG GAGTTGATAGGTTTGATCCGACACACGAAGATACCCATCATTTGTATGTGCAATGATCGCAACCATCCTAAAATGCGCTCCTTGGTCCACTACTGTTTGGATCTTCGTTTTCAAAGACCTCGTCTAGAACAGATCAAA GGTGCCATGATGTCTATTGCATTTAAAGAAGGTTTAAAAATTCCCCCACCTGCTATGCAAGAGATAATCCTGGCAGCAAATCAGGACATCAGACAG GTTTTACATAATCTTAATATGTGGTGTGCAAAAGACAAATCACTGACTTATGATGAGGCTAAAACCGATGCCAGCAGAGCCAAAAAGGACATCAAACTG GGTCCTTTCGATGTTGTCCGGAAGGtttttgctgctggagaggaggctGCTCGTATGTCTCTTATAGACAAATCAGATCTTTTCTTCCATGATTATTCACTAGCACCTCTCTTTGTCCAGGAGAATTATGTGCATGTGaaaccagctgctgctgg aggtaatttaaaaaagcaCTTGGTGCTCTTGAGTAGAGCAGCTGATAGTATATGTGATGGTGATATAGTGGACAGGCAGATTCGTAGCAAGCAGAATTGGAATCTTCTTCCAACACAG GCTATTTATGCAAGTGTTCTCCCAGGGGAGCTGATGAGGGGTTACATGTCCCAGTTTCCTGTCTTTCCCAGCTGGCTGGGAAAATTTTCATCTACAGGCAAACATGATCGTATCATTCAAGAACTGGCAATGCACATGAGTCTCAG AACTCAGACATGCAAGAGGACAGTAAATATGGAATATTTGTCATATTTGCGAGATGCACTTGTCCAGCCCTTGAAAGACTTTGGAGCAGATGGTGTACAACAAGCTATAACATTTATGGATTCTTACTGCTTGATGAAAGAAGATGTTGAAAATATCATGGAAATAAGCACGTTGGGAGGCAAACCCAGTCCTTTTTCAAAGCTGGATCCCAAG GTCAAAGCAGCTTTTACTCGTGCCTACAACAAAGAGGTACATCTGACTCCATATTCACTTAGCTCTGTCAAGGCATCTAAAAGGCAGTCAGGATCTGCAGCGACCTTAGATCTGAGTGAAGACTTGAATGTGGAAGAGATCCAATCTGATGAGGATGAGCAGGATACTGTTGACAGTGATGCAATGATTAAG CAAAAAAAGGTGAAGTCTTCCAAGCTgccaaaaagagagaaaaatgaagaaacaacaaaaaaagaaggaaaaagaaaacagaaaactagACATTTAGAATAA